The following are encoded in a window of Cupriavidus oxalaticus genomic DNA:
- the petA gene encoding ubiquinol-cytochrome c reductase iron-sulfur subunit — MSDQQDVKSVDKGRRNWLIATSVAGGVGGVAVAVPFVSTFAPSEKAKAAGAPVEADISALKPGEMMTVEWRGKPVWIMKRTEEQLASLKKTDGEVADPNSELPFTMQTPDYCKNETRSRAEHKDVLVVVGICSHLGCSPSGPFAPGANPQLGADPGFLCPCHGSTFDLAGRVFKNKPAPQNLDVPPYQFLTDTKIVIGKDEKGEA; from the coding sequence ATGAGTGACCAGCAAGACGTGAAGAGCGTGGATAAAGGTCGCCGCAATTGGTTGATCGCGACATCCGTCGCTGGCGGCGTCGGAGGCGTAGCGGTAGCGGTTCCTTTCGTCAGTACCTTTGCACCATCGGAGAAAGCCAAGGCCGCGGGTGCGCCAGTCGAAGCAGATATCAGTGCGCTGAAGCCGGGCGAGATGATGACTGTCGAATGGCGCGGCAAGCCGGTCTGGATCATGAAGCGGACCGAGGAACAACTGGCGTCGCTGAAGAAGACGGACGGTGAAGTCGCCGATCCCAATTCCGAACTCCCCTTTACCATGCAGACGCCCGACTACTGCAAGAACGAAACCCGTTCCCGCGCAGAACACAAGGACGTGCTGGTCGTGGTCGGCATCTGTTCCCATCTCGGCTGCTCGCCTTCCGGCCCCTTCGCTCCCGGTGCCAATCCTCAGCTGGGCGCCGATCCCGGTTTCCTCTGCCCCTGTCATGGCTCGACCTTCGACCTCGCCGGGCGCGTCTTCAAGAACAAGCCGGCTCCGCAGAATCTCGATGTTCCCCCCTACCAATTCCTGACTGACACCAAGATCGTGATCGGCAAGGATGAGAAAGGAGAAGCCTGA
- the mscL gene encoding large conductance mechanosensitive channel protein MscL: MGMISEFKTFAMRGNVIDLAVGVIIGAAFGKIVDSVVNDLIMPVVGRVVGKLDFSSMFVMLADPPPGTPMTLDALKKAGVPVFAYGNFLTIVVNFLILAFIIFMMVRAFNKMREKEPPPPPAAPPEEVALLREIRDALKAR; this comes from the coding sequence ATGGGCATGATCTCGGAATTCAAGACCTTCGCAATGCGCGGCAACGTCATCGACCTTGCGGTCGGTGTGATCATCGGCGCCGCTTTCGGGAAAATCGTGGATTCAGTGGTCAATGACCTGATCATGCCGGTAGTGGGCCGTGTAGTCGGGAAGCTGGACTTTTCTAGTATGTTTGTCATGCTGGCCGATCCACCGCCTGGAACGCCAATGACATTGGATGCACTGAAGAAGGCTGGCGTGCCCGTATTTGCCTATGGCAATTTCCTGACTATCGTTGTCAACTTTCTGATCCTGGCCTTCATCATCTTCATGATGGTGCGCGCGTTCAACAAGATGCGCGAGAAGGAGCCGCCCCCGCCGCCGGCCGCACCGCCTGAAGAAGTGGCACTGCTGCGCGAGATCCGCGATGCCCTCAAGGCGCGCTGA
- a CDS encoding Nif3-like dinuclear metal center hexameric protein, which translates to MKTKELELYLNDLLEVSRYKDYCPNGLQVQGRPEVTHIVTGVTASLALVEAAAEAGADAILVHHGYFWKNEDARVVGQKHARLKRLLGADINLFAFHLPLDNHPEFGNNAQLGLQLGFTPTARFSDDQLGWIGTLPAPMPLSALAAHVGGVLGREPLSIGEPEQMIRTIGWCTGGAQGYFDAAVAAGVDAYLSGEVSEQTTHLARESGVAYLAAGHHATERYGIRSLGDHVAQRFGLRHTFIDIPNPV; encoded by the coding sequence ATGAAAACAAAAGAGCTTGAATTGTACTTGAACGACCTGTTGGAAGTTTCCCGTTACAAGGACTATTGTCCCAACGGGCTGCAAGTGCAAGGTCGACCGGAAGTCACTCACATCGTCACCGGCGTCACGGCGAGCCTGGCACTGGTCGAGGCCGCGGCCGAAGCCGGCGCCGATGCCATCCTGGTCCATCATGGCTATTTCTGGAAAAACGAGGATGCGCGCGTGGTCGGGCAGAAGCATGCGCGCTTGAAGCGGCTGCTTGGCGCCGACATCAACCTGTTTGCGTTCCACCTGCCGCTGGACAACCATCCGGAATTCGGCAACAACGCGCAGCTCGGGCTGCAACTCGGCTTCACGCCGACGGCGCGTTTCAGCGACGACCAGCTCGGCTGGATCGGCACCTTGCCCGCGCCGATGCCGCTGTCCGCGCTGGCGGCGCACGTCGGCGGCGTGCTCGGGCGCGAGCCGCTGTCAATCGGAGAGCCGGAGCAGATGATCCGCACGATCGGCTGGTGCACTGGTGGGGCGCAAGGCTACTTCGATGCGGCGGTGGCGGCGGGCGTCGACGCCTACCTCAGCGGCGAGGTCTCGGAGCAGACCACGCACCTCGCGCGCGAGAGCGGCGTGGCATATCTGGCTGCTGGCCATCATGCCACCGAGCGCTACGGCATCCGCTCACTGGGCGACCATGTGGCGCAACGCTTCGGACTGCGGCACACGTTCATCGATATTCCCAATCCCGTCTGA
- a CDS encoding Do family serine endopeptidase: MLRRFWLFFAQAVTVVLAVWFVVATLKPDWLQRGRVAVQSGSPIVALKEVVPNVSGPAAEGSYSEAAQSAMPAVVNIFTSKNGNKRSPNPQAEDPWFRFFFGDRLPERQEPVSSLGSGVIVSAEGYILTNHHVVDGADEIEIALTDGRKANAKVVGSDPETDLAVLKVTLKDLPAITLGRLENVKVGDVVLAIGNPFGVGQTVTMGIVSALGRSHLGINTFENFIQTDAAINPGNSGGALVDAQGNLLGINTAIYSRSGGSLGIGFAIPVSTAKQVMESIISTGSVTRGWIGVEPQDMTPEIAESFGLDAKEGALIAAVVQGGPADKAGVKPGDVLTKVDGLSITDTTALLNAIAQLKPGVDIKMTVIRRGKPTDLTVTIGKRPPPPRRALPFEEEE, translated from the coding sequence ATGTTGCGGCGCTTCTGGCTGTTCTTTGCCCAGGCTGTCACCGTCGTGCTGGCGGTCTGGTTCGTCGTGGCAACGCTAAAGCCAGATTGGCTGCAGAGGGGGCGCGTCGCGGTCCAGTCGGGGTCGCCCATCGTGGCGCTCAAGGAAGTCGTGCCTAACGTGTCCGGCCCTGCCGCCGAAGGGTCTTACAGTGAAGCTGCCCAGTCCGCCATGCCGGCGGTGGTGAATATCTTTACCAGCAAGAACGGCAACAAGCGCTCGCCCAATCCGCAGGCCGAGGATCCGTGGTTCCGCTTCTTCTTTGGCGACCGCCTGCCTGAACGGCAGGAGCCGGTGTCGAGCCTGGGATCAGGCGTGATTGTCAGTGCCGAGGGTTACATTCTAACCAACCACCACGTGGTGGATGGCGCCGACGAGATCGAGATTGCGCTGACGGACGGCCGCAAGGCCAACGCCAAGGTGGTTGGCTCTGACCCCGAAACCGATCTGGCCGTGCTCAAGGTGACGTTGAAGGACCTGCCCGCGATCACGCTGGGCCGGCTTGAGAACGTGAAGGTCGGCGATGTGGTGCTGGCAATCGGCAACCCGTTCGGCGTGGGCCAGACGGTGACGATGGGCATCGTGTCGGCGCTGGGGCGCAGCCACCTGGGCATCAATACCTTCGAAAACTTCATCCAGACCGATGCCGCGATCAACCCGGGCAACTCGGGTGGTGCGCTGGTTGACGCACAGGGCAACCTGCTGGGCATCAATACGGCGATCTATTCGCGTTCGGGCGGTTCGCTCGGGATCGGCTTCGCGATCCCGGTATCGACGGCCAAGCAAGTGATGGAGTCGATTATTTCCACCGGAAGCGTCACGCGCGGCTGGATCGGCGTCGAGCCGCAGGATATGACGCCCGAGATCGCGGAATCATTCGGGCTCGATGCCAAGGAAGGTGCCTTGATCGCCGCGGTGGTCCAGGGTGGGCCGGCCGACAAGGCAGGCGTGAAGCCGGGCGATGTGCTGACCAAGGTGGATGGTCTTTCGATCACGGACACAACGGCGCTGCTCAATGCCATTGCACAGCTCAAGCCGGGCGTGGACATCAAGATGACCGTGATCCGCCGCGGAAAGCCAACCGACCTGACGGTGACGATCGGAAAGCGGCCACCGCCGCCGCGCAGGGCGTTGCCGTTTGAGGAAGAGGAGTGA
- a CDS encoding porin, whose product MKMKLFAAAVAALAAGGAYAQSSVTLYGVADVGLEYNNNANANGDDLFRMSSGNQSGSRWGLRGVEDLGGGLKGVFVLESGFDLDDGRSAQGGRLFGRQAYVGLQSNFGSLLLGRQQTSFYDFGLIYDPMAISSRYGILAQDAAFASRADNTVKYIGKFGGLTASAFYSFNSNGQEVAGAFRRGQEYGALLSYAAGPFSVGAAYDEVHGTVSTAGVDQSGQRIRRATVGANYAFGPAKVYAGYRWAKAADGQSLPGATPTPENPTAINGTSNLYWLGLGYQLTPAFSLSGAAYYQDFRKTDADPWSFVVTADYALSKRTDVYTSLSYALNDNGSMLGVNGFNTVQSGKDQFGAVVGLRHKF is encoded by the coding sequence ATGAAGATGAAACTGTTTGCTGCTGCCGTCGCCGCTCTGGCCGCTGGTGGCGCGTATGCCCAATCGAGCGTGACCCTGTACGGCGTGGCTGACGTTGGCCTCGAGTACAACAACAATGCTAACGCCAATGGCGACGACCTGTTCCGCATGTCGTCGGGCAACCAGTCCGGTTCGCGCTGGGGCCTGCGTGGCGTGGAAGATCTGGGCGGCGGTCTGAAGGGCGTGTTCGTTCTGGAAAGCGGTTTCGACCTCGATGACGGCCGTTCGGCCCAAGGTGGTCGCCTGTTCGGTCGTCAAGCCTACGTCGGTCTGCAAAGCAACTTCGGCTCGCTGCTGCTGGGCCGTCAACAGACCTCGTTCTACGACTTCGGCCTGATCTATGATCCGATGGCCATTTCGTCGCGTTACGGCATCCTGGCACAAGACGCTGCCTTCGCTTCGCGCGCTGACAACACCGTCAAGTACATCGGCAAGTTCGGTGGCCTGACCGCTTCGGCCTTCTACAGCTTCAACAGCAACGGCCAGGAAGTCGCTGGCGCGTTCCGCCGCGGCCAAGAGTACGGCGCGCTGCTGAGCTACGCAGCCGGCCCGTTCTCGGTTGGTGCTGCTTATGACGAAGTGCACGGCACCGTGTCGACCGCTGGTGTTGACCAAAGCGGTCAGCGTATCCGCCGCGCCACCGTTGGTGCTAACTACGCCTTCGGTCCGGCCAAGGTGTACGCCGGCTACCGTTGGGCCAAGGCTGCTGACGGTCAGTCCCTGCCGGGCGCGACCCCGACTCCCGAAAACCCGACTGCCATCAACGGTACCTCCAACCTGTACTGGCTGGGTCTGGGTTACCAGCTGACCCCGGCGTTCTCGCTGTCGGGCGCTGCGTATTACCAAGATTTCCGCAAGACCGACGCCGATCCGTGGTCGTTCGTGGTTACCGCCGACTACGCGCTGTCGAAGCGTACCGACGTGTACACCTCGCTGTCGTACGCTCTGAACGACAACGGTTCGATGCTGGGTGTGAACGGCTTCAACACCGTCCAGTCGGGCAAGGACCAGTTCGGTGCCGTGGTTGGTCTGCGCCACAAGTTCTAA
- the tatC gene encoding twin-arginine translocase subunit TatC: protein MSDTRSPDPQDPQDESQQETFISHLIELRQRLVKAVAGIILVFVCLVYWAPVIFNLFAAPLMQSLPKGGKMIVTDVTGSFFVPMKVTLLVAFLIALPWVLYQVWQFVAPGLYRHEKRLILPLVSSSYILFLCGVAFAYFLVFPTVFHFMAHYNAPLGADMSTDIDKYLSFAMTTFLAFGITFEVPVVVIVLVRFGVVELEKLKQIRPYVIVGAFVIAAIVTPPDVLSQLLLAVPLVLLYELGLIMARFVGRSAAPAEASGETQTD from the coding sequence ATGAGCGACACCCGGTCCCCAGATCCCCAAGACCCGCAAGACGAGTCGCAGCAGGAAACCTTCATTTCCCACCTGATCGAGCTGCGCCAGCGCCTCGTCAAGGCGGTGGCCGGGATCATCCTGGTCTTCGTTTGCCTGGTCTATTGGGCGCCGGTCATCTTCAACCTGTTCGCGGCGCCGCTGATGCAGTCGCTGCCCAAGGGCGGCAAGATGATCGTGACCGACGTCACCGGCTCGTTCTTCGTGCCGATGAAGGTCACATTGCTGGTGGCTTTCCTGATCGCGCTGCCCTGGGTTCTCTACCAGGTCTGGCAGTTCGTCGCGCCCGGGCTGTACCGGCACGAGAAGCGGCTGATCCTGCCGCTGGTATCGAGCAGCTACATCCTGTTCCTGTGCGGCGTGGCGTTTGCGTACTTCCTGGTGTTCCCGACGGTGTTCCATTTCATGGCGCACTACAATGCGCCGCTGGGGGCGGATATGTCGACGGATATCGACAAATACCTCAGCTTTGCCATGACCACCTTCCTGGCCTTCGGCATCACTTTCGAGGTGCCGGTGGTGGTGATCGTGCTGGTCCGGTTCGGCGTGGTCGAACTGGAAAAGCTCAAGCAGATCCGCCCTTATGTGATCGTCGGGGCCTTTGTCATCGCCGCCATCGTGACGCCGCCGGATGTGCTGTCACAGTTGCTTCTGGCCGTTCCCCTGGTGCTGTTGTATGAACTCGGGCTGATCATGGCCCGCTTCGTCGGCCGTTCGGCCGCGCCAGCCGAGGCTTCAGGGGAAACCCAGACAGACTAA
- the tatB gene encoding Sec-independent protein translocase protein TatB: MIDLGISKLALIGAVALIVIGPERLPKVARTVGALVGRAQRYINDVKAEVSREVELEELRKMRSEFEEAARDVERTIHKEVNEQTQALNEALGGTEAGTEGVSAGGDSFVPSWDAAHKAHNGRKSWRVKQGARPLWFKRQHNVRVWVQSGAARVKRHRPARRPSRSFFE, encoded by the coding sequence ATGATTGATCTCGGCATTTCCAAGCTGGCGCTGATCGGTGCCGTGGCACTGATCGTGATCGGTCCCGAGCGGCTGCCCAAGGTCGCCCGCACCGTTGGCGCCCTGGTCGGTCGCGCGCAACGCTATATCAATGATGTCAAGGCCGAGGTCAGCCGCGAAGTCGAGCTGGAAGAATTGCGCAAGATGCGCTCTGAATTCGAGGAAGCGGCGCGCGACGTAGAGCGCACCATCCACAAGGAAGTCAACGAGCAGACCCAGGCGCTGAACGAGGCGCTCGGCGGCACCGAAGCGGGCACCGAAGGCGTCAGCGCCGGCGGCGACAGCTTCGTGCCCAGCTGGGACGCGGCGCACAAGGCGCACAACGGACGCAAGAGCTGGCGCGTGAAGCAGGGCGCTCGGCCGCTGTGGTTCAAGCGCCAGCACAATGTCCGGGTCTGGGTCCAGTCGGGCGCCGCGCGCGTGAAGCGCCACCGCCCGGCCAGGCGGCCGTCACGCTCCTTCTTCGAGTGA
- the tatA gene encoding Sec-independent protein translocase subunit TatA, with the protein MGSFSIWHWLIVLVIVMLVFGTKKLRNIGQDLGGAVKGFKDGMKDGEDKDKSAQAAQAKELRDSTTIDVDAKEKSRQQQ; encoded by the coding sequence ATGGGTTCGTTTAGCATTTGGCACTGGCTGATCGTGCTGGTGATCGTCATGCTTGTGTTCGGCACCAAGAAACTGCGCAATATCGGCCAGGACCTGGGCGGCGCGGTCAAGGGTTTCAAGGATGGCATGAAGGACGGCGAAGACAAGGACAAGTCGGCCCAGGCCGCCCAGGCCAAGGAACTGCGCGACTCCACCACCATCGACGTCGACGCCAAGGAAAAGTCGCGCCAGCAGCAGTAA
- a CDS encoding histidine triad nucleotide-binding protein — MNVQDNCIFCKIVAGQIPSRKVYEDDDMVAFHDIHPKAPVHLLVIPKAHVDSLADCGAGEGEVLARMMLKVPELARAAGCANGFRTVINTGPDGGQEIYHLHLHVLGGPRHAWKGPLP, encoded by the coding sequence ATGAACGTTCAGGATAATTGCATCTTCTGCAAGATCGTGGCCGGCCAGATACCGTCGCGCAAGGTGTACGAAGACGACGACATGGTGGCCTTCCACGATATCCATCCCAAGGCCCCGGTACACTTGCTGGTCATTCCCAAGGCGCATGTCGACTCGCTGGCCGATTGCGGCGCCGGCGAAGGGGAGGTGCTTGCTAGAATGATGCTGAAGGTGCCTGAACTGGCGCGCGCGGCAGGCTGTGCCAACGGTTTCCGGACAGTGATCAATACCGGGCCGGACGGCGGCCAGGAAATCTACCACCTGCACCTGCATGTGCTCGGTGGGCCGCGCCACGCGTGGAAGGGACCGCTGCCCTGA
- a CDS encoding DUF4870 family protein — protein sequence MANDYTAQVTGPSGEQQSSLRKLLHILYALYAIFWLTGGITALIAIVIDYVKRDDARGSLYASHFAWQIRSFWWSVVWAVLGGVLFATVVLMPLAFAVWAVLSLWMLYRIVKGWLYLNDSKPMYPDQQF from the coding sequence ATGGCCAACGACTACACCGCGCAGGTTACGGGTCCCAGCGGCGAACAGCAGAGCAGCCTGCGCAAGTTGCTGCATATCCTGTACGCGCTGTACGCGATCTTCTGGCTGACCGGCGGTATCACCGCGCTGATCGCCATCGTCATCGACTACGTCAAGCGCGACGACGCGCGCGGTTCGCTGTATGCCTCGCACTTCGCGTGGCAGATCCGCTCGTTCTGGTGGTCGGTGGTGTGGGCGGTGCTGGGCGGCGTGCTGTTCGCCACCGTGGTGCTGATGCCGCTGGCGTTTGCGGTCTGGGCCGTGCTGTCGCTGTGGATGCTGTATCGTATCGTCAAGGGCTGGCTGTACCTCAACGACAGCAAGCCGATGTACCCGGATCAGCAGTTCTGA
- a CDS encoding phosphoribosyl-ATP diphosphatase: MSDSQPSSSDVLARVAEVLESRKPANGGDPAKSYVAKLYSKGDDAILKKIGEEATETVMAAKDARAAGHSGSEAGKLVYEVADLWFHTLVLLANFGLGPDDVVNELARREGLSGLEEKARRKEEG, encoded by the coding sequence ATGAGCGACTCCCAACCGAGCAGCAGCGATGTGCTGGCACGCGTGGCCGAAGTGCTCGAATCGCGCAAGCCCGCCAATGGCGGCGACCCCGCCAAGTCCTATGTCGCCAAGCTCTATAGCAAGGGCGATGACGCCATCCTGAAGAAGATCGGCGAGGAAGCCACCGAGACCGTGATGGCGGCCAAGGACGCGCGCGCCGCCGGCCACAGCGGCAGCGAGGCCGGCAAGCTGGTCTATGAAGTGGCGGACCTGTGGTTCCACACCCTGGTGTTGCTGGCAAACTTCGGGCTGGGGCCGGACGACGTGGTCAACGAACTGGCAAGACGCGAAGGCCTCTCCGGCCTCGAAGAAAAGGCCCGGCGCAAGGAAGAGGGCTGA
- the hisI gene encoding phosphoribosyl-AMP cyclohydrolase gives MAKKWLNKVKWDDNGLVPVIVQEVGSNDVLMFAFMNRDALQRTVELGEAVFWSRSRKRLWHKGEESGHVQKVHEIRLDCDEDVVLLKVTQVDSIACHTGRHSCFFQKFEGDAEAGDWQTVEPVLKDPAQIYTKP, from the coding sequence ATGGCAAAGAAGTGGCTCAACAAGGTCAAGTGGGACGATAACGGCCTGGTGCCGGTGATCGTGCAGGAAGTGGGTTCGAACGACGTGCTGATGTTCGCGTTCATGAACCGCGACGCGCTGCAGCGTACGGTGGAACTGGGCGAGGCCGTGTTCTGGTCGCGCTCGCGCAAGCGCCTGTGGCACAAGGGCGAAGAGTCCGGCCACGTGCAGAAGGTGCATGAGATCCGCCTCGACTGCGACGAGGACGTGGTGCTGCTCAAGGTGACGCAGGTCGACAGCATCGCCTGCCATACCGGGCGCCATTCCTGCTTCTTCCAGAAATTCGAGGGCGATGCGGAAGCGGGCGACTGGCAGACCGTCGAGCCCGTGTTGAAGGACCCTGCACAGATCTATACCAAGCCATGA
- the hisF gene encoding imidazole glycerol phosphate synthase subunit HisF, whose protein sequence is MLAKRIIPCLDVTNGRVVKGVNFVELRDAGDPVEIARRYDEQGADEITFLDITATSDGRDLMLHIIEDVASQVFIPLTVGGGVRTVEDVRRLLNAGADKISVNSSAIANPQLVSDATAKYGSQCIVVAIDAKRSSAPGEPSRWEVFTHGGRKATGLDAVEWAREMAARGAGEILLTSMDRDGTKSGFDLELTRAVSDAVPVPVIASGGVGGLQDLADGITKGRADAVLAASIFHYGQHTVGEAKAFMAREGIPVRI, encoded by the coding sequence ATGCTAGCCAAACGTATCATCCCCTGCCTGGACGTGACCAACGGGCGGGTGGTCAAGGGCGTCAATTTCGTCGAGCTGCGCGATGCGGGCGATCCCGTGGAAATCGCACGCCGCTATGACGAGCAGGGCGCCGATGAAATCACATTCCTCGACATCACCGCCACCAGCGACGGGCGCGACCTGATGCTGCACATCATTGAGGACGTCGCCTCGCAGGTTTTCATTCCGCTGACGGTCGGCGGCGGCGTGCGCACGGTCGAAGACGTGCGGCGCCTGCTCAATGCCGGCGCGGACAAGATCAGCGTCAACTCGTCGGCCATCGCCAATCCGCAGCTGGTGTCCGATGCCACGGCCAAATATGGTTCCCAGTGCATCGTGGTGGCGATCGACGCCAAGCGCAGCTCCGCCCCGGGCGAGCCGTCGCGCTGGGAAGTCTTCACCCATGGCGGGCGCAAGGCGACCGGCCTGGACGCGGTCGAATGGGCGCGTGAAATGGCCGCGCGCGGCGCCGGCGAGATCCTGCTGACCAGCATGGACCGCGACGGCACCAAGAGCGGCTTCGACCTGGAACTGACCCGCGCCGTCAGCGACGCGGTGCCGGTGCCGGTGATCGCCTCGGGCGGCGTCGGCGGGCTGCAGGACCTCGCCGACGGCATCACCAAGGGCCGCGCCGATGCGGTGCTGGCCGCCAGCATCTTCCACTACGGGCAGCATACCGTGGGCGAAGCCAAGGCATTCATGGCCCGCGAGGGCATTCCCGTGCGGATCTGA
- the hisA gene encoding 1-(5-phosphoribosyl)-5-[(5-phosphoribosylamino)methylideneamino]imidazole-4-carboxamide isomerase, with amino-acid sequence MLLIPAIDLKDGQCVRLKQGDMDQATVFSEDPAAMARHWVEQGARRLHLVDLNGAFVGKPRNEAAIKAIIAEVGDEIPVQLGGGIRDLNTIERWLDDGLSYVIIGTAAVKNPGFLKDACSAFGGHIIVGLDAKDGKVATDGWSKLTGHEVADLARKYEDYGVEAIIYTDIGRDGMLQGINIDATVKLAQSMSIPVIASGGLSNLADIDNLCAVEGEGVEGVICGRAIYSGDLNFADAQARADKLRDGQ; translated from the coding sequence ATGTTGCTCATTCCGGCCATCGACCTGAAGGACGGTCAGTGTGTACGCCTCAAACAAGGCGACATGGACCAGGCCACCGTCTTTTCCGAAGATCCCGCCGCCATGGCACGCCACTGGGTGGAGCAGGGCGCGCGGCGCCTGCACCTGGTGGACCTGAACGGCGCGTTCGTGGGCAAGCCCCGCAACGAGGCGGCCATCAAGGCCATCATCGCCGAGGTCGGCGATGAGATCCCGGTGCAGCTGGGGGGCGGCATCCGCGACCTCAACACCATCGAACGCTGGCTGGACGACGGTTTGTCATACGTCATCATCGGCACCGCGGCGGTGAAGAACCCCGGCTTCCTGAAGGACGCCTGCTCGGCCTTCGGCGGCCACATCATCGTCGGCCTCGATGCCAAGGACGGCAAGGTCGCCACCGACGGCTGGAGCAAGCTGACCGGCCATGAGGTGGCGGACCTGGCGCGCAAGTACGAAGACTACGGTGTCGAAGCCATCATCTACACCGACATCGGCCGCGACGGCATGCTGCAGGGGATCAATATCGACGCCACCGTCAAGCTGGCGCAATCGATGTCGATCCCGGTGATCGCCAGTGGCGGCCTGTCCAACCTGGCGGATATCGATAACCTTTGCGCGGTCGAGGGCGAGGGCGTGGAAGGCGTCATCTGCGGCCGTGCGATCTACTCCGGTGATCTCAATTTTGCCGATGCGCAGGCCCGTGCCGACAAGCTGCGCGACGGCCAATAA
- the hisH gene encoding imidazole glycerol phosphate synthase subunit HisH, giving the protein MTTIAIVDYGMGNLRSVAQALRAAAPEADVRVVDAPEGIRSADRVVLPGQGAMPDCMSALGASGLQEAVVEAAGSKPMLGVCVGEQMLFEFSTESRAGADRTPALGLMPGQVVRFALDGMTQPDGSRFKVPQMGWNRVRQAKPHPLWAGIPDDSWFYFVHSYYVQAQDPAHIAGETEYGVVFTSAVARDNIFATQFHPEKSAALGLQLYRNFVRWNP; this is encoded by the coding sequence ATGACTACCATAGCAATTGTGGATTACGGCATGGGCAACCTGCGCTCGGTGGCGCAGGCGCTGCGTGCCGCGGCACCAGAGGCGGACGTGCGGGTGGTGGATGCCCCCGAAGGCATCCGCAGCGCGGATCGCGTGGTGCTGCCCGGCCAGGGCGCGATGCCCGACTGCATGTCGGCGCTGGGCGCCTCGGGCCTGCAGGAAGCGGTGGTCGAGGCCGCCGGCAGCAAGCCGATGCTGGGTGTGTGCGTCGGCGAACAGATGCTGTTCGAGTTCAGCACCGAAAGTCGTGCTGGCGCGGACCGCACGCCTGCGCTGGGCCTGATGCCCGGGCAGGTGGTGCGCTTTGCGCTGGACGGCATGACGCAGCCCGACGGCTCGCGTTTCAAGGTGCCGCAGATGGGTTGGAACCGGGTGCGCCAGGCGAAGCCGCACCCGCTGTGGGCCGGGATTCCGGACGACAGCTGGTTCTATTTCGTCCACAGCTACTATGTGCAGGCGCAGGATCCGGCCCATATCGCCGGCGAAACGGAGTATGGAGTCGTGTTTACCAGCGCGGTAGCCCGCGATAATATTTTCGCGACGCAGTTCCACCCCGAGAAGAGCGCGGCCCTGGGGCTGCAGCTGTACCGGAACTTCGTCCGCTGGAATCCATAA
- a CDS encoding YchE family NAAT transporter → MDTLKSFISLLALINPIGAIPFFISLTSQQTEAEKRHTIKIASISVAIVVAVSALLGQRIIEFFNISVASLQVGGGLIMIMMAMNMLNAQTGRTKATPEEEDEAEVKSSIAVVPLALPLLTGPGSISTVIVYAGKTQHWYQLLILVGIGALLGSVVYMVFRAADPIARVIGRTGINIGTRLMGLILSALAVEFIVDGLKTLLPVLKS, encoded by the coding sequence ATGGATACGCTCAAGTCGTTTATCTCGCTGCTGGCGCTGATCAACCCGATCGGGGCGATCCCGTTCTTCATCAGCCTGACCAGCCAGCAGACCGAAGCGGAAAAGCGGCATACCATCAAGATCGCGTCGATCTCGGTGGCGATCGTGGTGGCGGTGTCGGCGTTGCTGGGGCAGCGGATCATCGAGTTCTTCAATATCTCGGTGGCCTCGCTGCAGGTGGGCGGCGGTCTCATCATGATCATGATGGCCATGAACATGCTGAACGCGCAGACCGGCCGCACCAAGGCCACGCCGGAAGAAGAGGATGAGGCCGAGGTAAAGTCCAGCATCGCGGTGGTGCCGCTGGCGCTGCCGCTGCTGACCGGGCCGGGCTCGATCAGCACGGTGATCGTCTATGCCGGCAAGACCCAGCACTGGTACCAGCTGCTGATCCTGGTGGGCATCGGCGCGCTGCTGGGGTCGGTGGTGTACATGGTGTTCCGCGCGGCCGACCCGATCGCGCGGGTCATCGGCCGCACCGGCATCAATATCGGCACGCGCCTGATGGGGCTGATCCTGTCGGCGCTGGCCGTTGAATTCATTGTGGACGGGCTGAAGACATTGTTGCCTGTTTTGAAATCATGA